The Ursus arctos isolate Adak ecotype North America chromosome X, UrsArc2.0, whole genome shotgun sequence genome includes the window ATCTCCTACAGGTTTAGCTCAATCATATTGAGCTTGCCTCAGCCCAAAAGCACCGGAAAATGCCGAATaggagtgtgtgtggggtgggatgggggaggtaAGAGAGGGGAGTCTCAGAACTAATTTTTTGAGCCATTCTTTGTAAATTCTCATGGAAGCACCCCTGCTGGTGTCTAATTtgattccccccaccccgccccacagCTGGGcaccccctctgccccagccctctgGACCAGGCGAACTGCAGGGCAGCCATGGCCGTGGGGAGGTGCTGCCCAGGACTGTGGACTCTCTTCCTCTGCTGAGCACTTGGACCAACACCTTCCCGTGTTACATTACTGAGTGGACGGAGGCTGAGCTTAGTGTTCCCTCAGAAGCTGCCTGCAGTCAGAATGACATCATGTCTTCCTCAGGGCTTCTGAGCTTCCATCTTCTGCCAGTTCTCTTAATGGCTAATTATCTATCagtgtgtgtttctctgtctgcctTGCTGCCTCTCTTTCTGCGTGTGggtttctctttgtctctgtcctcCTTTGCCGTTCTCTGTGTCAGCCTTGTGTGTATCTTAGATGCAGATGGGACAGTCCTGCTAGTtgaaaaaagatttgttttagaCTTTTCCCATCATCCACTCGGGCATCCTCCAAAGGTTACAGAtgtatttgtctctctttttccacttCTACCCTCCCCCGCCGGCCTCCAACAAAAGGACATTCATGCCTCATCTATAGAAAGATGCCAGATATGTTCCCCAGGGAAAAGAAATACCCATGTCAGCTAAGAGCACGTGCAGGGGTGGGAGACTTGCTGAAACTTGCTCAGGCAACGGTAGCCCCAGGAAAATGGTTTAAAAGACTAGATTTATCTTTGGCAGCAACCCACACTGTGCCCCTCGACCCTCCTCCCACACCCCTGTCATTTTGGGCCTGCCCCCAGCCACCCATGGCATGTTGCTAGCATtactctcttctccccctccccagtgaCTGTCTTTGCTTTGGCTCCAGCCCATCATCAAGAAGCCAAGCTTTCTGTGCTTTCCAGGAGGGCAACCCGTGGATCCAAGGACCAGTGCTACCAGGACGGCCGATGGGCCTTCTGAGACAATGGCAACGACTGGCACTTGCAGAACACTTATATTTTGCAAAAGCTCTTTCTCGTGTGTTATTTAATTTGCGTAGTCATTTACTCCGCTACTAAGCAGAGGACCTGGAACCCAGGTCTCTCAATTCCAAGGCTACTGCTGCTGCATTTCCCACAGTACCTGCTCAATTAGTTGTCGGACCAGACTTGAGGGTGGAGGTTTccggccagggaggaagggagagtgcGAATTAGGCACTGTGTCATGTACTTATAAGGAACGCTAATCCTTACAGCATCCCCACAAGACTGCTGAGGTTATCCTCAGTTTGCAGGGGAGGACACTGAAGATAgagtaagtaacttgcctaaggacaCCTGACTAGTAATAGCACATGATTGTTCTGAGGTTTGTACCCAAGTTGGTTTGCCCCCACTATGCCCCCCACTAGCCCTTGGAGAGAATAGAGGATCTGGGAGCATGTATGTGGCTAAGGGGCAATCAGCACCCCTGGCTACTGTGTGGATGCAGTGCCtacaggaaaggaagaatggatgAGAGAAGTACCAGCTGGAAAGCGAAAGGAGATGCTTTCACTGTCTGGCAGGGATCAGGGGTTTGGGAGGATGCTAAGAACAGGGACACCAAACCCCCAAACAAAATGAGGTCATTTGTGTGCAGTGAATCTTTGTGACGACTCTGAGGCCGCATCATCCATTCTGATTTTCTGTTGTGAGCAGCCTGCTTCCTGGCTCACTGCTGGCCATACACAAGGGTGCAAAAAACTTTAGGGGGGTTATAAGGAGCTGGAACGGGAGCAGTGCTATAGTTTAAATTCTGAGCCCCCAAACAAAAATTTCAGGGCTCCCCATGGCATTGGAAAGGCAAAGGAGGTCTACAGCAGAAAGGGTCTTCCCCGCAGCTCCAGCAGTTTGGATGGTATCTACAATTCCAAAGCCAAAGAAAAGCCAAACAGCCAACCTACTCAGCCCCAAGCACCTCACACACTCCCACCCGTGTTCCTGCTAGTGGCAGGTATTTTTAGAGTTCTGAGCTCATGGTGTTAAAGCATCTGCCACATGCCTGAGGGCTGGTAGGGATGCAGCCTTACTCAGAGGCAGGAGTTAGGACtactggagggtgggggtggggatcagGAGCCAAGTGGTAATGAGATTCTTGTGCTATACCTGATCTCTTCCCACCGACCTCCATTCCTTTCCTGGgccactctccctttctccctgctcaGAGTACTGGCGAGGtggaagaaatgaaatcttttccGTCTCTGCTTTCTGACGCAAATCAGTATTCAAGGGCTTAGTTTTTTCTGTGTAACCAAAGTTGAATGTTCTCTCTGAAATCGCCTTGGCAGATATGTAGGATGCCAGACTGCTTCTAGTTTTGGTGGCTCAGGCCAGTACTGCTTtttgatgatgacgatgatgatgatgatgatgatgatgatgatagcgGCAACCATGGTGACAAGTGatctgatgcagaaaaagaactGCTTACAAGTCTGGCTGGAGAAATGCCAAGAGCACTGATGAAATAACTAGAGAACAAATAATCTATTCTAAGTGGTGTGGtacaggggtgccagggtggctcagttggttaagtgtctgccttcggctcaggtcatgatcccggggtcctgggactgagccctgtgtcaggctccctgctcagctgggaatgtACTTCTCCCTTACCCCCTACCCCccggctcattctctctcccccccaataaataaataaaaatctttttaaaaattaaaatataaatggtgTGGTACAGACTCAAAGTGCAATAGaaagttttaagaaaagagaatttagaGAAGTTGGAGAAAAATGGAGTTTTAGGAAGAAGGCAGATGTGAGCTGAGGCTTGAAGGTTGAGTGAGACTCAGATAGGACAATGAGGGGGTGCCCAGTTCTGCTGGGGAAGGACAGACTAGCATGAGGGAATGAACCGGGTGTAGCTGAGCAGTCTGAAACCAGGCTGGGTGGGACCAAATTACGACAGAAACTTTTCCATTTGATGCCACATGCAGAAGAGAGCTGTCATGGTTTCCTGAAGAAGAGGGTGCCCTGATCATATGAGCAGGGATTTAGGAAGGCTAGTTTGAAAATGGTATGTAGGAAGCACTGGTGTGGAGACTTCTAGAATCCAAAAGACTCTGCTGTAGTCCAGCAGTGAGGAAAGGAGGGTCTGGCCTAGGGACATGAAAATCAAAATAGAAGAAGGGGTGAATCTGACAATTGTGCCAAAGGAACGTGGCAGTCATGTCCCTAGAGGAGATGAAGGGGAGTGTGGACAATGAAAATTGATGTTCAGAATGATGAGGACTCTGGGGCCCTGTAAGATCTTCACTCAGCAAAGAGATTCAATTATATTTACCAGATACTTACTGACTGCCAACTCCAAATAAAGGCTATACTTGGTTTTAAGAGCCATAGTAGTCAATTAGTGACCATAATCCAATTTTCTTTGGTAACTGAGAATTGTATAGGGCCTTGGGACCATCATTCTGAGTATGAATTTCTCTTGTCCAAGACTTTGGATGTATAAAGGGACGTAGATGGGGCTGAATGTGTGTCGACTCCAGGGTATCCCTTGGGAGTTGTGTCTTTGTATATATTACTGATATCAGcatttttccttcataatttgGCCTTTATCCCAAAAGCTGAGATGCAAGAGAAAAATCCAGTGAGCTAAATTGCCTTTTACATACCAAAGAAGTGAACTTAAAATAAGCTAAAAGGTGAGATTTTAACActaactttgttttctttaaaaagtcatgcAAAAAATGCAAGACAAAGTGATGTATGTTTAtagtagaaaatttggaaaatacaaaaaaaaaagaaaataaataccaccTATAGCCCACAGCCCGTAAATAACCTTTAATCTCCTGGTATGTACACTTCCAGTCTTTCCTAGGCATATgtctatgtttaatatttttctgaaaaattggGACCATACTATATGAAAatttttgtatcctgcttttTTCATTTCCTGATATTTTATGAGAATTTCCTCCACCATTTATTCTttgaagacattatttttaatgtctgtgtaatagtccattgtatagatatgTACATACACTTTAGCTATTCTTCTTTTACTGAGCTTTTAggttatttcctgtttttaaaaaagtataagtaATACTGCAGTTAAGACCTTTGTACAGAATTTTGATCACATCTCTGCTATTTGGTATAGATTTCTGGAAGGGAGATTATAGGCTTGaagaattttgaacatttttaaagttcttgatAATATTGCCAAGTCACCCTCCAGAAAAGTTCACCAATTTACATCCATTTTTCAACTAAAAGGTTTAAGATTTTTTGACTCAAGATTTTCAActaaaaattttaggaaaaattttaCAAACTCTGAGAGAAACTTCTCTCTATACTTTGATAAGTCCACTCTGCCAGTCTGTGTCAGGGCTTCTCACCacgtttgtttgtttatttaaaggattaaaaaaaattaatttatttatctgtcagagagagagagagagaacgagcgagcatgcaagctgggggagcggcaggcagagggagaagcaggcttcccactgagcaaggagcccggtgtgggactttatcccaggaccctggaatcatgacctgagccaaaggcagacgcttaactgactgaaccacccaggcatccctctcacCACGTTTTTATAAGATCACAGAACCATGTTTTCTACTATgcattcttgtttccttttctgactCCGGATATGGGTTTTGTATCTTCCAGGTTCAGGTGTGGGACACAGCAGGTCAGGAACGCTTCCGCAAAAGCATGGTCGAGCATTACTACCGCAATGTGCATGCAGTGGTCTTCGTCTATGACGTCACCAAGATGACATCCTTCACCAACCTCAAGATGTGGATCCAAGAATGCAATGGGCATGCTGTGCCCCCACTAGTCCCCAAAGTGCTTGTGGGCAACAAGTGTGACTTGAGGGAACAGATCCAGGTGCCCTCCAACTTAGCCCTGAAATTTGCCGATGCCCACAACATGCTCTTGTTTGAGACTTCGGCCAAGGACCCCAAAGAGAGCCAGAACGTGGAGTCAATTTTCATGTGCCTGGCTTGCCGATTAAAGGCTCAGAAATCCCTGCTCTATCGTGATGCTGAGAGGCAGCAGGGGAAGGTGCAGAAACTGGAGTTCCCACAGGAAGCTAACAGTAAAACTTCCTGTCCCTGTTGAAACCAAATGGTGTAAATACAAGATCCATTATTACTGgagttttttctttccctttttttccgtGCCTGCATAACACTGACACCTGCTTGTTTCCATACaaattgatattaaaataaaatttgtatagatTATCACATGCCTTCATGTCTTGCTTTCCTCCAAGAAGACATTTCTGGTTGTGCTGAGTAGAAGAGCAGCCCGCCCTCCTAGAGCAGTACGCTTTGCCAAGGCACACTCCCTACCAGCCTTCTATGCCACCTGAATCATTTGAGTCACTTCTTCAGGACTAATTCGTTCTGTCACTCAGTGTCATCGGTGGGCAGAAACACCCAGATGGGATGGGACACAGGCCAGATATGTTTTTCTAGGGTGCCAATGGAGGTGGAGGATAGAGAAGTCTTGAAAGGAGATGTTGATTCATAAATATTTCCTAGGTTCCCTGGATGTCAAAAGTAGGTGGATCTCTCTTTATTGCCCAAAGTTTAAAAAGCATAGGTTACCCAAGGGGCTCAGTTGCTTCCAAAGTAGTTAAATTCTGATTCCCTTGTTTTACCACGCAGTCTCTGACACCTATAGTGGTATTTTCCCCCTACCCTTTCTTAAAGAGGGCAGGGCTCAAGCCACAATCTATTATGCCCCCAGATCCTTGCTGGGTGCTATGGAGGAAACATAGCAAGAAGAGGTTTTGTCCCCTATGTTCCAAGGCCCTCTGATCTTGTGGGAACAATGTACACACTGAAACTACTCGCAAACAAAAGTTAGACAATGACATCACCAAGTTCGAGTCTGAGCTCTGGGAACTGAGAGTGTTATGTACTCGACACAAGGGAGGAGTTACTGAAAAATAACTGACCTTATTTTGTATGCTGAATAAAGTGTTACATTTGGATTGGTAAAGAGGAGGGGAATGGGCCCAAGTAGGGAGGCAGGAATGACCTTGGTGGTTGAGTGAAAGGACGAGCTGAGCATCCCTAGTGGGGAGCTGAGAATGGGGAGGCCTACACAAGAGGCAGGACAGTTTGTTGCTCTTTGAGTCCGTGGGAGTTTTTGGTGGCTCTCCAGCAGTTCTGTAGCTATTTCTTAGATGTCTGGTCCTATGGATGTGAAAGCCCCCTGTCCAATTGTTCAAATAACTAAGAGTGGCTATAAAGGCATAGCTACAATAGCCCCAGATAGATTTCTTAGTTTCGGGGGTGCTCCTTAAGGCTGCTCTCTTGTCGGAAGCCCACGTAAAGAGGGTCCCAGGCAGACAGCCCCTGAGCACTTTCCTCTGGTAGGTGAATTCAGGTCTGtcccctgtcctcctccctgctccctcagTGAAAGGTAATACATACCAGATGCCCTTCCCACCCAAACAAGTAGCCTGTCCGGTCCTGCCTAGTTGTCCCTACAACCCTCTTGCTCCAGAACTGGCTaactccccaccccatccccatcccacccctccaCCTGGCCTCAGGCTGAGTCCCAGCTACCGGTCTGGTTTTCATCACTTGGCTTCTGCCTGGATCCATCTTTGGAGCCTGCCTAGTTCCCTGGTTAGGCCTGTGTTTTCTTACTAGTTGTCCCCACCCAATACCCTGCCCCTGAATCTCACCCAAGGGGCCGGGAGCCTGTTGTCTGTTGGTGAACTGCCTGCTGAAACCCCTGTTGCTTTGCTTCTCCCCAACAGAATAACCTGGTGCGTTGTCTCAGACTTCAGATGTTGACTCCTTACCCAGGACACGACCTGCTGTTGTGTTGTCTTTGGCACTTGACCTGGCTGCAGGGCcgggaccggcacccgcgagagaacagactgagaccgtgagcccaggGAAcacgcgtgaccagactgaaaaccggagctccagagtgcgcgcgaaccacactgaaacagggagctccggagcgctcacttgaactagactgaaacccaGAGCTCGGGAGCCCTCGCGTGCGTGGCtagactgaaaaccggcactcTGAAGTGCTCACCGGAAccagactgataccgggagcttgggagtgcACATGGGAaccggggcggctggtggtgttagaagcactaggacagagacgtgccggccctggaagtgagggctgggagggcggctgtggggcgcacaacccaggacgctgcggggtttttagcagcactgacagaaacagagttaaagtggccaagagagctcagtggagagcggactgccatctctctgttctgagacaggggctgggatacggccactgctgctctgactctcagaagagtcacagaaaactgccagggaaagccgccagagaacaaaagcctggaaatactggctcacagtgtacccatccccatcccccctcgcaggggacagggcgactctacccaaacagggaccaatgagaatgaaaacacatcggtccaaaacctgtgggacactgcaaaggcggtcctaaggggaaaatacatagctatccaagcctcactcaaaagaatagaaaaatttaaaatgcagtttt containing:
- the RAB33A gene encoding ras-related protein Rab-33A, translated to MAQPILGHGSLQPASAAGLASLELDSSLDQYVQIRIFKIIVIGDSNVGKTCLTFRFCGGTFPDKTEATIGVDFREKTVEIEGEKIKVQVWDTAGQERFRKSMVEHYYRNVHAVVFVYDVTKMTSFTNLKMWIQECNGHAVPPLVPKVLVGNKCDLREQIQVPSNLALKFADAHNMLLFETSAKDPKESQNVESIFMCLACRLKAQKSLLYRDAERQQGKVQKLEFPQEANSKTSCPC